A window of [Clostridium] innocuum genomic DNA:
GTCGTTACATCGACATCATTCCCTGCGACAAGCACCCGCTCCGTTTCCAGATATGGTGTGCTCAGCAGCAGGGTACTGTGACTCATCAGATCGTAATCATACTGTATGTTCAATACGATATCTGCTTCTTTATCTGCAATTTTCTTTGCAAAATCATCATAGCTGTCGGTATATATATATTCCAGCCTCCAGCCCGCCTTTTTGCTGATGCTTTTCAAAAGATCATTTGCCACACCTTGTATTTCCCGATTGCCGTTATAATATTGCAGCGGTCCGAACCCGTCCTGTACCAGCACCTTCAACGCAGGATGCTCGTTGATATAGGCTTTTTCCCTGCTGTTTAAGAGCAGCTGGTTGCTTGATTTCGTGAAATATTTATTGTACAGCGTAGACTGCAGCGTTGGATTGACTTCACTTATGCTGACAATGGCCCGATTCAGTTCGGAGATCAATGCGCTGTTGCCTTTTGTGGTCGCAAAATAAAATGGTGTTGGAGAAAATTTTGCAATGGAACGAAAATTATCATCAATGGAAAGATCGACGGTTATAAGAGCATCGGCTTTTCCAGACTCAACGGCCTTTTGCTGTTCCTTCGCATTTTCACACCATACCGTCTTGTATTTCATACCATTCAATTCCGCAAACTGCTCAAATGCTATATTACGATTTTCCGCATCCTTATCCAGCGCAATGCGAAAGTCTTTACTTTCTGTCAGATTATACTCATCAAAGCGCTCATCGTTTGAAAGCACTGCGATAACACTGTATGCATTTCCATAATTCTCTGTCGGATAATCGTATATCTTGGAGAGTCCCTCATTGTAGCTCATGGCTCCAAGTAAATCCAAATCCCCTTTTTTCAGCATATCCAGCATGGTCGTCAGCTGCTCATTCAGATCCCCTTCTATTTCAACGAACTCATACGTCCATCCTGTGTATTGTGAGATTTCCTTCAGATAATCATAGGTGTAGCCTGTATAGGTGCCATCATCATTTTTTACTGTCAGGCCTGGCTGCGTAGGAAAGCCTACTCGTATGACACGCTTGTTTTCCTCTGCCTGCACTGATGGTACTGCCGATAGCAGAAACAGAAACATTACAACAATGCATGCCAGTATTCCCTTTTGCTTCATAATCTCACCTCGATGTCCATATATCTTATATTATACAGTATATAGAAGAAGAAAAGTAAATTTTTTCAAAGAAAAAGGCGTATTATACACCTTTTTGTCTGTTTTTGATTTTTTTTGTATCGGTTAATGCATAAACTTCATCTGCAAGGGATGCAACCACGGGTGAATGTGTGACAAGGATGATACATTTCTGTTCCTCATACGCAAGACCTTTAAAGATTTCCATGATTTCATCCTGCGTATCCTCATCCAGATTACCGGTAGGCTCATCCGCCAGAAGAATTGCGGGATCATACGATACTGCACGGGCGATGGCTACACGCTGCTGCTGCCCACCGGAAAGCTTTAAAATACGGCGTTGGGATTCTTCCTTACTGAGCCCCACCTTTTCCAGCAGTTCCATTGCATATGCACGGTTGTTTTCTTTTTTTACTCCGGCGATGTCCATGGACAGTATCACATTTTCAACGGCAGTCAGATGCATCAGCAGATTAAAGCTTTGAAAAATCACACCTGCATACTGACTTCTGTATAGATACTGATCCACCTCGCTGACATCCAATCCATTGTACAGAATCTTTCCTTCCGTTGGCTTTGTCAGCTGTGAAAGCAGAGACAGCAAAGTGGTCTTACCTGCTCCGGAGCGACCGGTAATCGCGTAGATTCTGCCGTCTTCAAAGCGGTAATTCACATGGCGCAGCACCAATTCCTTACCATTATAGCTGTAGCCGACATTCTGTAATTCCAGCTGCATGTTGCTTCCTCCTATTCTCTGTTCGATAATATATTCAGCGGTTCATAACGCAGAATACGCAGTACCGCCAGGGCGGCGGATAATAGCGTCAGCAATATGGCAATACCGCCCAGCTCCAGCAGGACCTTTCCATTGGCGGCACTGCTGATTTCCTGTATATAGGATACAGTTTCTTTCTCCATTCCCTTGCTCCTGCCGCCAAACTCTATCTGCGGACCGCCTTCCTTTGGAAAATCGGTTTCCTGCGTGGCAGATGTCTGTACAGTCTGTGTCTGCAGCAGTGTGTTGGTCAGCGGTACACTTGCGGCAGCACCGATTCCACAGCCCAGCATAATCGCCATAAGTGTTACTATGAAGATTTCACAGATGAACTGCAAAGCAATCCTGCGCTTGTTCATACCGATGGCCGCCAACACCCCGATTTCATATTTCCGTTCCCGGATGTGATAGATATTGAGCACCACTAGAATCACACCGCCGACCAGCAATACAACCGCCAGAAAATATCCGGCATACGTACTCAGATTTTCCAGCGGGGCAAGGCTTTGTTCATAAGCAGCCACATCCTCAGAGGAAACGGTATACATATCACTCAGCCCAAGCTTTCGGGCCTGTGCTTCAAATTTATCATATGCCTCAACATTTTCAAACACATACGTGCCACGGGTCTGGGCATGCAGGGCAGTATCCGTATCAGCGGTACTCTTTTCAACCATCGCATGCAGAGCCTCATAGGACATATAAATCTGATTGGCAGGATCCATCATATTCATCCCCATAAAGGAATCAGCGGTTTTTGTAGAGGTATAGATACCGACAACCCTGACCTTGTACGTTTCCTTCTCAGCAGCGGGATTGGTAAAGGTAATCGTATCCCCGATGGACAGGTTATTCAGTGTGGCAAGCTCCTGATGGATGATACACGTAAGCGCATCATCACCTTCCGTAAAACGGACTCCCTCACTCAGCTGGGCACTGCCATCCGCAAAGGCCGTCATCGCCGCATAGCTGCTATAGCCGGTTATGGTGAAATCTCCCTGATTTTGCATACCGCCAATGCCCTTCCCCTGTTGGGGAAATCCACGTTCCTGGGATGTGTCTGCCGTGGCTGTATCAGTAGTATCAGAGGAAGTGGAAACCGCTTCTATCGAAGATGCGTTCAGGGAAACACTTTCCGTATAATAGAAATCATGGACGGATTTTGCCTGTGCATAGGTTTTTAATTCCT
This region includes:
- a CDS encoding ABC transporter permease; this encodes MYILKNALRNITRAKGRNILIGCIAFVIGLSACLALSIREAADRERESGLSDLNITATIRVDRQSMMEDMRKNAEETEQPDSGSMKDWMSSMKELSLEELKTYAQAKSVHDFYYTESVSLNASSIEAVSTSSDTTDTATADTSQERGFPQQGKGIGGMQNQGDFTITGYSSYAAMTAFADGSAQLSEGVRFTEGDDALTCIIHQELATLNNLSIGDTITFTNPAAEKETYKVRVVGIYTSTKTADSFMGMNMMDPANQIYMSYEALHAMVEKSTADTDTALHAQTRGTYVFENVEAYDKFEAQARKLGLSDMYTVSSEDVAAYEQSLAPLENLSTYAGYFLAVVLLVGGVILVVLNIYHIRERKYEIGVLAAIGMNKRRIALQFICEIFIVTLMAIMLGCGIGAAASVPLTNTLLQTQTVQTSATQETDFPKEGGPQIEFGGRSKGMEKETVSYIQEISSAANGKVLLELGGIAILLTLLSAALAVLRILRYEPLNILSNRE
- a CDS encoding ABC transporter ATP-binding protein, producing the protein MQLELQNVGYSYNGKELVLRHVNYRFEDGRIYAITGRSGAGKTTLLSLLSQLTKPTEGKILYNGLDVSEVDQYLYRSQYAGVIFQSFNLLMHLTAVENVILSMDIAGVKKENNRAYAMELLEKVGLSKEESQRRILKLSGGQQQRVAIARAVSYDPAILLADEPTGNLDEDTQDEIMEIFKGLAYEEQKCIILVTHSPVVASLADEVYALTDTKKIKNRQKGV